TTTAAACATCAGCAGCAATAAGATTaccagcagccacagcaagCCTTGCTCTCCTGCTGAATGACTTCTCATTCTTATCTAATCCATCTCTAATGGGTGCACAACTACAGTATCTATTACCCCCTAAGAGCAATGCTTGGCTAAAAGGAACGTTCTTCCTACCTCCCATTAAGTGATTACTTGGCCATCATATCCATTCCTAGCAATCCTATATTATGTTGAAAATAGTTGCAGTTTCTATTTCCCAGGATTGCAGACAGCAGATTAAATCTTTCTGCCCTAATTGTTTGCATATTGATCCTTGGCACATATCAAGAATCAAATGGGAAGGGATGGCTGTAATACAGGTAGACCTTACTCATAGATCAGAGGTTTTACCCTTTTTCTACATCATCTAAGTACATAAATTAACAGATTTGAATATAAATTGAATGCTGCTAAATCATACACGGGTCCAAACTAATCTCCGTATTTTATCACTGTCTCCTTTGTGCCCAAACAATATAGCCTTAACATTCTGACTTCTGATACTTTTATCACTTAATTTGATCAAAGCTTTGACTGCTGAGAGAAGccaaaaaaaaagcactaaGCCCAATTTGCTGAGACGGAAATGCTGGTATTTAGGCAGAAACAAGCATTAAATTTCAATGCTTCAAAATAATGTGTCTGGCTGTCCAATTTAGCACATCCTATTCCAGCTCCTAATACATTATTCTCAGGCCACTGCAATCACTGACCTGCTAGCAGCATCAGTGCTGCAAGGCCATTATTAGAGCTGTCAGTTCCTCGTCTTCAACTCCAGACTTGGGAGGataggattttttaaattatttatcgGGGTTTTCTCCCTAGGATTGCCTTGTGCATCCTGCTAGCTTCACACTCAGGGGAAGAGCAGTCACACACCACTGCCCTCAGTGCAATCAGGAGCAAAGCCCAGCAAGCCTCTTCATTTTACACCAAGGCAGCACTCTCAAAGAAGCACCACAAATACTGTGCTTTAAAAGAGGGAGCACTTGAGCAGCAAGAAGCAAACTCCCTCCAGTTTCTTTCCTGTGAAGGAAAAGGTTTTGAGTTTTATAAAGCCTGTTCACTTCAACTATGCTTGAGGAAAAAAGGCTTGCAGAACATTCCTTGGTGAATATTAGACTGAATAATGGATAAACTCCTTCTGTGAGGCAAGGCAGTAGCCATTTTCAGTCTATCCCACTGTCATCTCATCTCACTGCACATCATTTCCAGGAACTCTGAGACCAGAGGGACTCCTTCACACCACACACACAGTTATAATATAAAGCATGCTCATTTTTACTACTGTTTAGTGTGGAATAACCATGGTGCAGTGTATACATTGTTTTCACTACTGTTAAGTATTAAAACCAAGACTTAACTGGCATGATGAGAAGCTCAGAATACTGCACCAGCCTGATTTAGCTGAATTTACCCTGAAACATCATCTGTTTAGTGCAGTCTGAAAGTCAGAGCTAAGCACAATTTCACTTGATATCTGTAAACCACATGACTAAGCAGCTATTTCCTGAAGACCCTGCATTTCCTCAGAAAAGCTGCAATTCAAAAGGAAATCAGCACACAGCTTTGCCCATTGGAACACTGAAGCCAGTACAACGCTGAGTCCAACCAGCTCTTTATTACATCAAATACTGTTCCCAGGTATTCAAGAAAAAGCAATCAAGTCCACCAGTCAGCTACATGTTATTTTTCAGTACCCAGAATATCCCATTTAGTTCTTCACCTTTCATCCCAAGTTTCTTCCCATTCTTTGATACATTTCAAGATGAACAGTTTAATTCAGAGCACCATTTTTAAATTACATACCCAGAAAGAAGCACAAGTCATAAAAGGGTTAGGCTGCAAAAGATTTTGACATGTATTTTACTATTGCTGAATATTACAAGAGAgttgtttattttaaacattaaaGTGCCAGGTTTATGTACAAACTATTACAATAGTTAAAATGGTAAACTTAAAACCTGCTAAAAAAGCAGTGAGGTCACCATGTAGTTGCCTCCAGAGTTTTCTAGACTATTTAACAAATTTACAACTGAAATTTTATAACTGCTCCTCTGTTTATGGTGAGAACAGCAGAAGCCAGAGGTCAGTGCCCACAACCTCCCACCTTGAAGAAAGAAGTACCTGTATCTTTCATGGAGTGGAATACAATGTGCTGGAAGATACACCTGAGCATCCTATGCATTAATACCATTGGTAAAATCTAATTAAAAGGGGTTTTACTGCTGGAGCTATGCCAGCCTTCTAAAGTACACCAGTATCCCCACACTTTACAAGAGTGGGATTTCAGTACAGCAATCAGGGCACACTGACTCAGCACACACTGAGTGTTCCCTGTggaaagcagggcagggtgcAATGAATGCACGTGGTCCCAGGTCACTCAGAACTCTGCATCCAGGGTGAAAGAGTTGTCTGTGGGCTTGGACATGACTCCCATCCTCTGATATTCACCTACTCGCTTCTCAAAGAAATTGGTCTTGCCTTCCAGAGAGATGTTTTCCATGAAGTCAAAAGGATTCTCTGCTTTGTATATCTGAAACACACAGGCAATTCTGTAGTCACCACAGGTGCTCACATTTTCAGTATTCAAGAGCTTTAGAGACCAGTTGGAAGGAGCCATCAGCAGCCTTACTATGTAGTGAACAAAAATCTCTGCCCCAAGCCTTCTCTACTCTATTTGTTCCTGTCTTATTTTAGCTGCAGTAAAGCAGCTAAAGAAGCACAACTACTAAGACAGCTTTTCCCACAGCATCCTTTTGTTCTGTGAGTCTCCAAACAGaatgcagcagcagaactgctAAATCATTTTACAAGTTAAAACAATACTGCTGTAGCCAGTTTAGGATTTGGATTTCTGGAGGAAATTAACATTGTCTTTTCCCCATGAAGCATTCAGTGTATTATTAGAGCCTCACCTTGTtaaatcccagctccagcatAAGCCGGTCTGCCACAAACTCGATGTATTGTTTCATTAAAGTGCAGTTCATGCCAATCAGCTTCACAGGCAGTGCCTCGGTCAAGAATTCCTGCAGATAACAAGCATTTCATGTACACAAACTGGCATTCACTCTATCATCCAGGTTAGTTTTATGCCCAACAGCTCCCCAGCTTTGTTAGATTGCAATGGAGCTCCTAAACAAGAGGCAGACAGTTACCTGTTCTATGAGAACAGCATTCATGATGATTTCCCTTACTCTCTCCTCTGACGGTTTGTGTATCAAGTGCTTGAACATGAGGCAGGCAAAATCACAGTGCAAACCCTGGGaaaaaatttccagaaaattatttcaggaaCACTGATTTAAGAGAACGGATTAAGTGGCATCACCTTTGCCAGGTTACTCTTTCTGCCTCACCAGAAGGCATCACAGGCAAGTTCTGCCAGCGtgaggcacagcagctgtgagcaCTGGTGAGAACCCTCCAATACTTTAGAGGAAGTAAAATGCTAACTTCATTCACATGCTTCAGCAAGATCCACAGTGACACATGTTTACACACTTTAGTGAGCTTTATAGCCTGCCTGTTTCTAAATATACTCCTGTTTTACAATGCAGGCTCCAGTTGAGTGTCATTACTTTGAACTACTGTGGCACATTACCATCTTAACTGCTAGAATTTGACTCATACCTCATCTCTACTGATGAGCTCATTAGAAAAAGTGAGTCCAGGCATTAATCCTCTTTTCTTCAGCCAAAAAATTGATGCAAAAGAGCCAGAAAAGAAGATTCCTTCCACAGCTGCAAAAGCCACAACACGTTCTCCTGTTGAGAGAAGATTGATGGTAATACCACAGAGAAAACAGGATTGATACACAAAAGTTGCAAACTGCATCCTGCAAAGGAAATGAAGTTGGTTTTGCCTGAGTGTATTATGGGCTGTGCTTAGAAATTATTGAAGATTTCTGAtcattaaacaaaacaaacatgAGAGGAAATGGGAACTAATCAGAATAGCTCCTAACTAGCTGAAGCCAAGGCTCCTTCCCCCTGGGTCAACCCTCAATACTATCCTTTTTCAGATGGCTCACTAAAAGGAGCAGTCATTTTGGCAGCTGATTTCTGCTCATCTTTGGCCATGAAAAATGTTTCAGTACTAGTGAAATAATGATTTGTACCACCTCACCTTTGAGACAAGACATGAGGAATCACCAAGGCAGAGGAGCTACAGTCCCCAGGCAGACATGTCTACTGGATATAGATGGCCGTGACATGTCCTGACATGTGGCAGCAACTTACAGTTTGATCATGTAGTCAGGCACATGATTGCCACATGACCTTATTATCCATCATGTCAGCAATTGTACAAAGATCTCCTGTCAGTAGCtcatttgaaaatgaaaattgtttTCTTCACATTCAGAATTATACCAGAGTCTTATACTGGAAAGCATGTACTCTCTCTGACACCAACAATCCCTGGTAACTGTGAAGTCTGGAGAAATAGTTCCTCCATCTTTAGGAGAGGAATTTCACTTTGTTTCCAATAGATGTACTCACCATATGTTGCTTTCTTGTCCCCAATCCAGCACATGGCCCAATCTGCCTTCTTTTTAACACATGGCAACGTTTCAATAGCATTGAAAAGAAATTCCCTGAGAAAGATAAAACTCATTAGGATAAGACAtcagcaaaaccagcaaaatgaGGATCCACTGCCATAAACAGTATTGATCACTTAAACATGCTCTGCACCTTCATCCTGGTACCTGTCTTTCTCCCTCTCATCTGGCACCAATGTAGCTCTATTTGTTCAAATTTAATTCCTTTCTGCTTCACAAACCCATCACATCAGCACCAGCTCTCCTGAATTGCCATTACACTATCAAGGGGAGAACTATTTCACCAAGTGCTCTTGGACAAGGCTGTCCAAACTAGAGATTAACCAGGATTCACCTTACAGTAAGAAGGCATCAGACCTCTCACATAGGTATGACACAGAAAGCTTTTTAAGTAGCAGTAAACTCACTTAAAACTAAATATACTCCCTCTGACTGCTCCACCCTTCACATTGTGTAATTTATTTCAGTTCTGAGTGATTCCAGTTTCACTCTTAATGTAAGCAAGGTCTTACACCTCAGATGAAAAAAGATATTGTGAAGTAAAGCTGCTCTTAAACAGCAGTGACTTTTTATGTAAGCCTAATTTACATCCTAAAATTAGCCTGAAAGCCAGAGAACAATTGACAGGCATTAGCTAAATTCTGAATATTTACTGAGTTCTGAACTTTTCATCATCAAGGAATACAAACCTCTCCTGTGAGTCCTTAATGTAGGTGTCAATGAGAAGACTGTACATTTCTGAATGTATGTTTTCCATGGCAATCTGGAAGCCATAGAAACAGCGAGCTTCTGTGATTTGCACTTCTTGACTGAACCGCTCCACCTAGAGGAAATAAATAAGCATTTGCAAAAGTGTTTGTGATTTCCATGTTAGATGCATTAATGCTGTATGGATCAGTTATGGGTCAGCCCACAAAAATCTTTGGATTGATTCCAGATATGTGGATTGCTAACCGCAATATACAAAGCAGCAACCCCTCAGAATTTCAAGTCAGAAGGTGTTCTTTGGTCCCATGGGAAATGGGACAATATTTTAGCTTTACTTATCCCCCATTAGGAAGAGCACAGAGCGTAGGAGCAGAACAAGGGCTGTGAAACAgccaagtgctgctgcagggcagcactcaGTGGCAATGGGGATGGGCAAACTTGGGAGATTACAAACCCAACCCCAATTTGGTAATTAACACAGGACAGCCCCATGTGTTCTCAATGCTGTAGCACTCCATGATCCAGCAAACCAGCTGGATCAGCCACAGCAAACAACCTGAACATGTGAGTTACCTTGTTATCTACCCAAAGTGGTATTTCTGTGGGGACTTCCTTCACACTCACCAAGTTCTCATTGACAATGCCATCACTGGCAGCAAAGAAGGCGAGGACATGAGAAATGAAGTACTTCTCCTCAGGCTTCAGGGACTCCCAGTGCTGGAGGTCTTTGGAAAGGTCCACCTAAAAAATTACAGGATAATTAAGGCAGGGATGCTCCGGGGAaaggccctgcccagggcagcggTAGAGCGGGCGAGGCCGCGCACCCCTCACCTCCTCCGCCGTCCAGAAGGAGGCCTCGGCCTTCTTGTACATCTGCCAGATGTCGTGGTACTGGATGGGGAAGATGACGAACCGGCGGGGGTTCTCCCGCAGCAgcggctcctcctcctccacgcCCCGCGGCACCTGGAATGGCGGGAGAGCGGCTCAgggcggggccgggctgcgGCGGGACACTGAGGGCGGCAGCTCGGGGAGAGCCcgagggagaggggctggggggacgGAAAGAACCCCcgagggagaggggctggggggacgGAAAGAACCCTCCGAGGGGGCTGGGCGAGGGGGAGAGACC
This sequence is a window from Zonotrichia albicollis isolate bZonAlb1 chromosome 3, bZonAlb1.hap1, whole genome shotgun sequence. Protein-coding genes within it:
- the RRM2 gene encoding ribonucleoside-diphosphate reductase subunit M2; amino-acid sequence: MLSTRTPLATRHDQPQVSPKKNQSPMKSLSPMKGLALSNKENTPPTLSSARVLASKAARKIFQEGDGNPVPRGVEEEEPLLRENPRRFVIFPIQYHDIWQMYKKAEASFWTAEEVDLSKDLQHWESLKPEEKYFISHVLAFFAASDGIVNENLVERFSQEVQITEARCFYGFQIAMENIHSEMYSLLIDTYIKDSQEREFLFNAIETLPCVKKKADWAMCWIGDKKATYGERVVAFAAVEGIFFSGSFASIFWLKKRGLMPGLTFSNELISRDEGLHCDFACLMFKHLIHKPSEERVREIIMNAVLIEQEFLTEALPVKLIGMNCTLMKQYIEFVADRLMLELGFNKIYKAENPFDFMENISLEGKTNFFEKRVGEYQRMGVMSKPTDNSFTLDAEF